The nucleotide sequence CCTGGTTTCATATTCCCCTTTTCCTCCAGCTCTTCGCCTGAGATCACTTCTGTTCGGGTGGGTGTATTGGCGATGGTGCGGCTGATACGGGTACTGGTTACCACTACTTCTTCCTCATCTTCATGTTCCTCTCCGTCATGTTCCAGCAACACTTCTTTAACCGCTGTTTGCGGAAGCGCAAGGGTAATTTTTGCTTCTTTAAACCCCACAAAGCTTACCATCAGCGCATAGCTGCCATCGGGCAGATTTTTAATGATCGCCTGTCCGGAACTATCAGCAACGGCTGATTGATGAAGCAGTTCAATAGCAACAGTGGCTCCGGGCAACGGGCTTTTATCTTCTTTATTTTTTATGGATACCGTCAAATCATTTTGAGCATACGGTACATAAGCACATAGCATTACTATGCTCAGAAACAGTAATTTCTTCATTATATAGAAAAATAGAAATTAGTAAATAGGATTACAGTTATTAAAAAATGACCGTTTAAATCCTGGGAGGCTGAAACAGCCTGGAATGGTAGTCTGACTGTATCCCGATATAAAAATCGGGATAGTCCTGTATGATATACACCCCGGGCGTCGTTAAACCGATGTTTACCGGACTGATAACACAACCATGATACACTGAACAAATTGAAAAGGGCGAGCAGTTGCTGCAATCATTGTGTTTTTCCGGATGAGAAGACTGCTCGGTTGCCTGCGCTTCCTCACACCCATCCAGGATAGAGCAAGGCAGCATGCTGCTGAACAATACAAACAGGATCAATATATACCCAAAACACTTTTTCACGATCTGCAAATTTAATATAAACCCGCCAAATCATTTCACCCTTACCCTGACAACCCTGCCTGTCAGCGATTCCCTGCTCTTTTCTGTCCATAGCGTAACTCAGTTCGGCCACTCCCGAAGTAAATCCCCGGGTAGCCAATAGTTTTACTTTGTCTTTGATAGCAACAAAAAACGGAAGCCTTGCCCAAGAATAACTGGATTTACAAATAGCCAGTAGCCATCCATTAAGTTCAGTTAAATAAGAGAATGCGTCCCAATCGGACTGCCAAAAAGAGGAATATCTTCACCTGCCAGCTGTTTGAGTTCATTTATTCTGTCCGAAAGGTTATCGCTAATAAATTTTGTATTAGTGGAACCTGCCGCTTCTACTGTTTTTGACAAAACAACTTTATGAATTTTTTTATACTACTTTGAATGCTCTATACGTGTCGGGTCGCTCCCGGATTGTCTCCCGCAGCAGGTCAGTAGTTTTCCATCATCTGGTACGTTATACGTGCATATAATTCGGTATCGCCTTCGTTTATCCGCTTACCGGCATATCAAAATTTCCTCATCAACACTAACCCAGTCGGTTTCCCCTTTCGGTCCTGCTACAAAACCATCAAGCGATATGTGCATGAATGAAATTATTTTTCTCATATGATCTCTATTTATTATTGAATTGATAATTACCGATTGCGAAAACAAGTCGATTCATATTGACTGATTACTATTTTCAAGATAGTGTTCAAGCCGATTCAAGGTCTTCCTGCCACCAGGCAGCTAACGGAAAGTCACATGCAAGCACCACCGGTGATGACTGATCCAATTTTCTTTGTTTCCAATCAGCTCCAGCTTTCCCCTAGCAATAAATAGTGGATTTAAATAAGTATTTTAATAAAATCAGCAAAAAATAGCAGGCAGAGATAGATCAAAACTGCTTTACTTTAACAGTTGATAATTCAGTAAATCAAAGCGCATCCCGTGCCGGTTATTTTATGAAAAAAATGCAGGTTCAGAAGCCTGTCGATTTATCAGGTGAATGCTGAAGCTTTGCCCGGTTTGAGTCTCTTCGATATCTCGGTTAAGTTAATCAAAAGGCGGTTCTTATCCTCAATTAAAAACCATACCATGACAACCAGATCTGTATTTTTTCTTGTATGCATGATTTTTATGTGCAGACAAACGGTCACCGCTCAGCAATGGAGGAATATTGTAACCGAATCCTTTGATACCGGCAGTGGTGCCAATACCCGGAGCCAGACACCGGCAAGTAATATTTCACCCGGTACTACCGACTATACTCCCCTGACAGGAACATCAGGTTCCGGTCCGGCAGACGGACAGTACATGGTAGCCACTTCTTCGATCGCACCGGCCACCAGCACCAACAAATCATGGATCATCCAGCGACTGGATCATACACCAGGAGATGTAAACGGTTATATGATGGTCATAAATGCCAATCCCGCCCGGCAGGGCGAAGCCAACGGCACGTATTATTTATACAGTACCAAAGCATTTGATGTACCAGGCGCTACCTATTCAATAGATTTCTGGAGCGCCAACCTTTTAACAACTACTGCAAACGGCGCCAAAGAAGCCTATATCGGTCTCGCGGTTCGTGATGGTGTTGCAAGCGGTACCTCCTATGGTTCCGGAAGCTGGATCTTACCCAGAACAACTAACAATAATGTGCTCCCCTGGGTAAACCGCCAGGTGACCTTTTCTTTACCGCTTAGTTATGCCGGCAATGCACTCAATTTTAATTTTTACAATACGGACAATACGAGCGGTACCAATGGCAATGATTTTGTGCTGGACGATATCACCATTAAAATGCAGGTGATTACATTATCAGGAAAAGTTTTCAGCGATGCCAATGCCAATGGCGTACAGGACAGCGGGGAGCCCGGTATTGACGGCACAGCAACACCGGTATATGCCTATGTAACCAAGGCAGACGGAACCATCATCAGCAAGGTGCAGGTAGCCCAGGACGGTAGTTATATTTTTAGTAACGACGAGGGTGTTCCGTTAATCCCCTCATCAAACGGCGATATCGGCATGAAGCTTCTTATATCTTCCCGGAATTCAGAACCCGGCGATTCAATCACAAGCTCAGAGATCACCGGATATG is from Niabella beijingensis and encodes:
- a CDS encoding SdrD B-like domain-containing protein; this encodes MTTRSVFFLVCMIFMCRQTVTAQQWRNIVTESFDTGSGANTRSQTPASNISPGTTDYTPLTGTSGSGPADGQYMVATSSIAPATSTNKSWIIQRLDHTPGDVNGYMMVINANPARQGEANGTYYLYSTKAFDVPGATYSIDFWSANLLTTTANGAKEAYIGLAVRDGVASGTSYGSGSWILPRTTNNNVLPWVNRQVTFSLPLSYAGNALNFNFYNTDNTSGTNGNDFVLDDITIKMQVITLSGKVFSDANANGVQDSGEPGIDGTATPVYAYVTKADGTIISKVQVAQDGSYIFSNDEGVPLIPSSNGDIGMKLLISSRNSEPGDSITSSEITGYGHVSENTNGSSAASPGAVNGIMNLTNTSEDISNINFGIKQYPESYDVTKQIAGAPEPGQPVSLADTPFRGSEGGTGDQPSSWTGKPVAIESLPSNGFELYYDGVKINDTDIGPDGYVIQNFDPSKLFIQATENTPGGTSSTAFTYSVIDETNLKDPTPATFSVEYSQALPVTFGNLSATIGPDGILTANWTTLTENGNDHFEIEVSADGKKFAVAGTLKSQAPNGDSNTPLKYIFTKSMTGLAGLMLTAGLLISLAGGSCNRRRRRQLSCLLILAITLNVCSCQRSKDTVNLNGTYYVRIAQVDQDGKKTYSKTVVATTNNREP